A stretch of the Vanacampus margaritifer isolate UIUO_Vmar chromosome 6, RoL_Vmar_1.0, whole genome shotgun sequence genome encodes the following:
- the idh2 gene encoding isocitrate dehydrogenase [NADP], mitochondrial: MAGYLKVLNSLSRSAAAAFSRNPAVLAPAAQCQTLQQRNYADKRIKVAQPVVEMDGDEMTRIIWEFIKEKLILSNVDVELKYFDLGLPYRDQTDDQVTIDSALATKKYSVAVKCATITPDEARVEEFSLKKMWKSPNGTIRNILGGTVFREPIICKNIPRLVPGWTQPITIGRHAFGDQYRATDFVVDQPGKFKIIFSPADGGAGKEWEVYDFPAGGCGMGMYNTDESITGFAHSCFQYAINKKWPLYMSTKNTILKAYDGRFKDIFEDIFQKHYKPEFDKLKIWYEHRLIDDMVAQVLKSSGAFVWACKNYDGDVQSDIIAQGFGSLGLMTSVLVCPDGKTIEAEAAHGTVTRHYREHQKGRPTSTNPIASIFAWTRGLEHRGKLDGNPDIIKFSQTLERVCVETVESGTMTKDLAGCIHGLANVKLNEHYVNTTDFLDAIKTNLDKALGK, encoded by the exons ATGGCTGGATATCTGAAAGTCCTCAACTCGCTGTCTaggtctgccgccgcagcctttTCCAGAAACCCGGCGGTACTCGCCCCGGCTGCTCAATGTCAGACTTTGCAGCAAAGGAACT ATGCCGACAAGCGCATCAAAGTGGCCCAGCCGGTGGTGGAGATGGACGGGGACGAGATGACCAGGATCATCTGGGAGTTCATCAAGGAAAAA CTCATCCTTTCCAACGTCGATGTGGAGCTGAAGTACTTTGACCTGGGTCTGCCTTACCGCGACCAGACCGACGACCAGGTGACCATCGACTCCGCCCTAGCCACCAAGAAGTACAGCGTAGCGGTCAAATGCGCCACCATCACACCCGACGAGGCCAGAGTGGAAG AGTTTAGCCTGAAGAAGATGTGGAAGAGCCCCAACGGTACCATCAGGAACATCCTGGGCGGCACCGTCTTCCGCGAGCCAATCATCTGCAAGAACATTCCCAGGCTGGTTCCCGGCTGGACGCAGCCCATCACCATCGGCAGACACGCTTTTGGCGACCAG TACCGAGCGACAGACTTTGTTGTGGACCAGCCGGGCAAATTCAAGATCATCTTCTCACCCGCTGATGGCGGCGCGGGCAAGGAATGGGAAGTGTACGACTTCCCCGCAGGCGGTTGCGGGATGGGCATGTACAACACGGACGAG TCCATAACAGGCTTTGCACACAGTTGCTTCCAGTACGCCATTAACAAGAAGTGGCCGCTATACATGAGCACAAAGAACACCATTCTTAAAGCGTACGACGGCAGATTTAAAGACATCTTCGAGGACATCTTTCAGAA GCACTACAAGCCCGAGTTTGACAAACTGAAGATCTGGTACGAGCACAGGCTTATCGACGACATGGTCGCGCAAGTGCTCAAGTCTTCTGGAGCCTTTGTGTGGGCGTGCAAGAACTACGACGGTGATGTTCAATCCGACATCATTGCGCAAG gtTTCGGTTCTCTCGGGCTTATGACGTCCGTGCTGGTGTGTCCTGACGGCAAAACTATTGAGGCTGAGGCTGCCCACGGCACCGTGACCAGGCACTACCGCGAGCACCAGAAG GGAAGGCCGACGAGCACCAACCCAATCGCCAGCATCTTCGCCTGGACCCGAGGCCTGGAGCACCGCGGCAAACTCGACGGAAATCCCGACATCATCAA GTTCTCTCAGACTCTGgagcgtgtgtgcgtggagACGGTGGAGAGTGGCACCATGACCAAGGATCTCGCTGGCTGCATCCATGGCCTGGCCAA CGTCAAGCTGAACGAGCACTACGTCAATACCACCGACTTCCTTGACGCCATCAAGACAAATCTGGACAAAGCCCTGGGCAAGTGA